From one Salmo salar chromosome ssa09, Ssal_v3.1, whole genome shotgun sequence genomic stretch:
- the LOC106611896 gene encoding zinc finger protein 878 isoform X1, which produces MSEKVQNTFRLQLSSVMDSLLTAAVCEISKIFEGSLSEQQAELMQSVEEISALKGKLRLAEMRLKEGGKIKELDDTAANTSGQTVTDVTTIAEMEEEVPDWCEPLQSEDSLIPPSKIKKENEWPWVDLRPLSVSLWRIPNIKQEQAEDFDNHLLTALARSPPRKGSAAERLLNRRLKDIPELSGAGLGYGCGGSVGRGRGLRKTHGSLLCTFKQDNPEPQSSVLLDKNVLRHSTRQGKDCDLQSKHSEGTHGKTSDIVKKKVGRRRKHLKMEPNAEEEATTSGTDKSFCCKYCGKGFHREFGLSVHMRSHNKGTYKCPKCPKKFPYPSALRVHTLNSHGKTEKNKPCSNVKEKSNSINHKVKSLSPSRTKPTSPNNKPLSSSKVKPLPPKDKPTSPNNKAGSPKGSTHPQLYSCHVCHKEYTSANSLQDHERIHTGERPYPCNQCGQRFRVKQFLILHLRKAHADVYGGEESSRYLSWTAPVEDPIANGAEQQPAVKSKSKDDRRAKANSKRKQMTVTDGLFQCTVCKKLLSSQMSLVQHFRIHTGEKPLSCEECGKKFRCHPILISHRRSAHPGKKYQCLRCVQQFETMAERKRHLLLVHQFKKPNPRSRCPRCNRTFHNSNSLRIHYETVHA; this is translated from the exons ATGTCGGAGAAGGTGCAGAACACCTTCAGGTTGCAGTTGTCCTCCGTCATGGACTCCCTGCTCACTGCAGCCGTGTGTGAGATCTCCAAGATCTTTGAGGGCAGTCTGAGTGAGCAGCAGGCAGAGCTGATGCAGAGTGTAGAGGAGATCTCAGCATTAAAGGGGAAGCTGAGGCTGGCAGAGATGAGGTTGAAGGAGGGTGGAAAAATAAAGGAGTTGGATGATACGGCTGCCAACACCTCTGGGCAAACAGTCACTGACGTGACGACAATTGCTGAGATGGAAGAAGAAG TACCCGATTGGTGCGAGCCCCTTCAGTCAGAAGATTCTTTAATTCCACCCTCAAAGATCAAAAAGGAAAATGAGTGGCCATGGGTGGACCTGCGACCACTGAGTGTGTCTCTATGGCGCATCCCTAACATCAAACAAGAG CAGGCTGAAGATTTTGATAACCACTTGCTGACAGCCCTAGCCAGGAGTCCTCCACGAAAAG ggtCAGCTGCGGAGCGGTTGTTAAACAGACGTTTAAAAGACATACCTGAACTGAGCGGGGCCGGGTTAGGGTACGGTTGTGGTGGTTCAGTAGGGCGGGGGCGGGGGCTGAGGAAGACCCATGGTAGTCTGTTGTGCACATTCAAACAAGACAATCCGGAACCCCAGAGCAGCGTCTTATTAGACAAGAATGTCTTGAGGCACAGCACAAGACAAGGAAAAGATTGTGACTTACAAAGCAAACACAGTGAGGGGACACATGGGAAAACGAGTGACATAGTGAAAAAGAAGGTAGGAAGGAGAAGAAAGCATTTAAAAATGGAACCTAATGCAGAAGAAGAAGCAACAACCAGTGGAACTGACAAGAGTTTCTGCTGCAAATACTGTGGGAAGGGCTTTCACAGAGAGTTTGGCCTTTCTGTGCACATGAGGTCTCATAACAAGGGGACATACAAATGTCCCAAGTGTCCCAAAAAGTTTCCGTATCCAAGTGCACTCCGTGTGCACACATTGAACAGCCACGGCAAAACAGAAAAGAACAAACCTTGCTCTAACGTCAAAGAAAAGTCCAACTCTATCAACCACAAAGTGAAATCCCTCTCCCCCAGCAGAACAAAGCCTACTTCCCCCAACAACAAACCTCTCTCTTCCAGCAAGGTCAAACCTCTACCCCCCAAAGACAAACCTACCTCCCCCAACAACAAAGCTGGCTCCCCTAAAGGCAGCACACATCCACAACTTTATTCTTGTCACGTTTGCCATAAGGAGTACACTTCTGCAAATTCCCTGCAGGACCACGAACGCATTCACACAGGTGAGAGACCGTACCCTTGTAACCAGTGTGGGCAGAGGTTCCGTGTAAAGCAGTTCCTGATATTACATTTGCGTAAAGCCCATGCGGATGTGTACGGGGGTGAGGAGAGCAGCAGATACCTCTCCTGGACTGCACCAGTGGAGGATCCCATTGCTAACGGTGCTGAGCAGCAACCTGCCGTTAAGTCAAAGAGCAAAGACGATCGACGTGCAAAGGCAAACAGCAAACGGAAGCAAATGACAGTAACAGACGGTCTGTTTCAATGCACAGTGTGTAAAAAGCTGCTAAGTTCACAGATGAGCCTCGTTCAACACTTCCGCATCCACACAGGTGAGAAACCGCTCAGCTGCGAAGAGTGCGGCAAGAAATTCCGCTGTCACCCCATCTTGATCAGCCACAGGAGGTCCGCCCACCCGGGGAAGAAGTACCAATGCCTCAGGTGTGTTCAGCAATTTGAGACCATGGCCGAAcgtaagagacatctgttactAGTCCACCAATTCAAGAAACCCAACCCGCGGTCCCGCTGTCCTCGCTGTAACAGGACTTTCCACAACAGTAACTCCCTGAGGATCCACTATGAAACTGTCCATGCCTGA
- the LOC106611896 gene encoding zinc finger protein 878 isoform X2, whose protein sequence is MSEKVQNTFRLQLSSVMDSLLTAAVCEISKIFEGSLSEQQAELMQSVEEISALKGKLRLAEMRLKEGGKIKELDDTAANTSGQTVTDVTTIAEMEEEVPDWCEPLQSEDSLIPPSKIKKENEWPWVDLRPLSVSLWRIPNIKQEAEDFDNHLLTALARSPPRKGSAAERLLNRRLKDIPELSGAGLGYGCGGSVGRGRGLRKTHGSLLCTFKQDNPEPQSSVLLDKNVLRHSTRQGKDCDLQSKHSEGTHGKTSDIVKKKVGRRRKHLKMEPNAEEEATTSGTDKSFCCKYCGKGFHREFGLSVHMRSHNKGTYKCPKCPKKFPYPSALRVHTLNSHGKTEKNKPCSNVKEKSNSINHKVKSLSPSRTKPTSPNNKPLSSSKVKPLPPKDKPTSPNNKAGSPKGSTHPQLYSCHVCHKEYTSANSLQDHERIHTGERPYPCNQCGQRFRVKQFLILHLRKAHADVYGGEESSRYLSWTAPVEDPIANGAEQQPAVKSKSKDDRRAKANSKRKQMTVTDGLFQCTVCKKLLSSQMSLVQHFRIHTGEKPLSCEECGKKFRCHPILISHRRSAHPGKKYQCLRCVQQFETMAERKRHLLLVHQFKKPNPRSRCPRCNRTFHNSNSLRIHYETVHA, encoded by the exons ATGTCGGAGAAGGTGCAGAACACCTTCAGGTTGCAGTTGTCCTCCGTCATGGACTCCCTGCTCACTGCAGCCGTGTGTGAGATCTCCAAGATCTTTGAGGGCAGTCTGAGTGAGCAGCAGGCAGAGCTGATGCAGAGTGTAGAGGAGATCTCAGCATTAAAGGGGAAGCTGAGGCTGGCAGAGATGAGGTTGAAGGAGGGTGGAAAAATAAAGGAGTTGGATGATACGGCTGCCAACACCTCTGGGCAAACAGTCACTGACGTGACGACAATTGCTGAGATGGAAGAAGAAG TACCCGATTGGTGCGAGCCCCTTCAGTCAGAAGATTCTTTAATTCCACCCTCAAAGATCAAAAAGGAAAATGAGTGGCCATGGGTGGACCTGCGACCACTGAGTGTGTCTCTATGGCGCATCCCTAACATCAAACAAGAG GCTGAAGATTTTGATAACCACTTGCTGACAGCCCTAGCCAGGAGTCCTCCACGAAAAG ggtCAGCTGCGGAGCGGTTGTTAAACAGACGTTTAAAAGACATACCTGAACTGAGCGGGGCCGGGTTAGGGTACGGTTGTGGTGGTTCAGTAGGGCGGGGGCGGGGGCTGAGGAAGACCCATGGTAGTCTGTTGTGCACATTCAAACAAGACAATCCGGAACCCCAGAGCAGCGTCTTATTAGACAAGAATGTCTTGAGGCACAGCACAAGACAAGGAAAAGATTGTGACTTACAAAGCAAACACAGTGAGGGGACACATGGGAAAACGAGTGACATAGTGAAAAAGAAGGTAGGAAGGAGAAGAAAGCATTTAAAAATGGAACCTAATGCAGAAGAAGAAGCAACAACCAGTGGAACTGACAAGAGTTTCTGCTGCAAATACTGTGGGAAGGGCTTTCACAGAGAGTTTGGCCTTTCTGTGCACATGAGGTCTCATAACAAGGGGACATACAAATGTCCCAAGTGTCCCAAAAAGTTTCCGTATCCAAGTGCACTCCGTGTGCACACATTGAACAGCCACGGCAAAACAGAAAAGAACAAACCTTGCTCTAACGTCAAAGAAAAGTCCAACTCTATCAACCACAAAGTGAAATCCCTCTCCCCCAGCAGAACAAAGCCTACTTCCCCCAACAACAAACCTCTCTCTTCCAGCAAGGTCAAACCTCTACCCCCCAAAGACAAACCTACCTCCCCCAACAACAAAGCTGGCTCCCCTAAAGGCAGCACACATCCACAACTTTATTCTTGTCACGTTTGCCATAAGGAGTACACTTCTGCAAATTCCCTGCAGGACCACGAACGCATTCACACAGGTGAGAGACCGTACCCTTGTAACCAGTGTGGGCAGAGGTTCCGTGTAAAGCAGTTCCTGATATTACATTTGCGTAAAGCCCATGCGGATGTGTACGGGGGTGAGGAGAGCAGCAGATACCTCTCCTGGACTGCACCAGTGGAGGATCCCATTGCTAACGGTGCTGAGCAGCAACCTGCCGTTAAGTCAAAGAGCAAAGACGATCGACGTGCAAAGGCAAACAGCAAACGGAAGCAAATGACAGTAACAGACGGTCTGTTTCAATGCACAGTGTGTAAAAAGCTGCTAAGTTCACAGATGAGCCTCGTTCAACACTTCCGCATCCACACAGGTGAGAAACCGCTCAGCTGCGAAGAGTGCGGCAAGAAATTCCGCTGTCACCCCATCTTGATCAGCCACAGGAGGTCCGCCCACCCGGGGAAGAAGTACCAATGCCTCAGGTGTGTTCAGCAATTTGAGACCATGGCCGAAcgtaagagacatctgttactAGTCCACCAATTCAAGAAACCCAACCCGCGGTCCCGCTGTCCTCGCTGTAACAGGACTTTCCACAACAGTAACTCCCTGAGGATCCACTATGAAACTGTCCATGCCTGA
- the LOC106611890 gene encoding zinc finger protein 175 isoform X2, translated as MSEAILTFQYQLNGVMETVLKTAVHEINRLVKDNFLKEVTQSKQEVDVLKERLQQCEQRWRDREEERKRREVEEKEQSGMCRRCGCAGDNEMSGEEEGCVIKQEMFQPGGTSAFPEREVPQETVTPSSSCVSERMEETKAHVVHIKEEPNDWGDLVSQMITSTVSPIISLSRLQRLSSHHGGWNREPLPPLPLARKEQDLLPRLVIPTQGTEHAAGALETSPYGLMINTTAQLRVKPFSCPHCGKSFPQLRNLKDHQKYHHTGKKAFTCSQCGMGFVYMCHFRVHMQRHTRERAFSCSQCGKSFSLQSGLEKHRVLHTAERPYNCTDCGNRFYSRADLKRHEQIHAAR; from the exons ATGTCAGAAGCCATCCTCACCTTCCAGTACCAGCTCAATGGAGTCATGGAAACGGTCCTCAAAACCGCTGTGCATGAGATCAATCGGCTGGTGAAGGACAACTTCCTGAAGGAAGTGACACAGAGCAAGCAAGAAGTGGACGTCTTGAAGGAGAGGCTGCAGCAGTGtgagcagagatggagagacagagaggaggagaggaagaggagggaagttGAAGAGAAAGAGCAGAGTGGGATGTGTAGGAGATGTGgttgtgctggagacaatgaGATGTCAG GAGAAGAGGAAGGTTGTGTTATCAAACAGGAGATGTTCCAGCCAGGTGGAACCAGTGCTTTCCCAGAGAGAGAGGTTCCACAGGAAACGGTCACACCCAGCTCTTCCTGTGTCTCTGAAAGGATGGAAGAGACAAAGGCCCATGTGGTCCATATCAAAGAAGAGCCCAATGACTGGGGGGACTTGGTTTCCCAGATGATCACATCCACAGTTTCCCCCATAATCAGCCTGAGTCGTCTACAGAGATTGAGCTCACATCATGGGGGATGGAACAGGGAGCCTCTTCCTCCATTACCATTGGCCAGGAAGGAGCAGGACCTTCTCCCAAGGTTAGTTATACCCACCCAGGGGACAGAGCATGCTGCAGGGGCCCTCGAGACCAGCCCCTACGGCCTGATGATCAACACAACGGCACAGCTGAGG GTCAAACCCTTCAGCTGTCCACACTGTGGGAAGAGCTTCCCTCAACTCCGAAACCTGAAAGACCACCAGAAGTACCACCACACAGGGAAGAAGGCCTTCACCTGCTCCCAGTGCGGTATGGGCTTTGTGTACATGTGCCACTTCAGGGTACACATGCAGCGCCACACGAGGGAGAGGGCATTCAGCTgctctcagtgtgggaagagcttcagccTTCAGAGCGGCTTGGAAAAACACAGGGTCCTTCACACTGCAGAGAGGCCTTACAACTGCACGGACTGTGGGAACAGATTCTATTCTAGAGCGGACCTGAAAAGACATGAACAGATTCATGCAGCAAGGTAG
- the LOC106611890 gene encoding zinc finger protein 629 isoform X1 produces MTNNKSRLGSGGRDLTLGTGVIWRRLNPSLSIIVNQTGKQLIRRRLAVNSGTGTNKGRRGGSSVDVVAVMSEAILTFQYQLNGVMETVLKTAVHEITRLVKDNFLKEVTGSKREVEILKERLQQCEHRWRDGEEERKRREVEEREQRKKREEREQTGMCRRCGCAGDTEEREDALLGAEEGCVFKQEMFQSGGSSALPEREGPQEIATPSSFCVSERMDEREAHVVHIKEEPNDWEDLVTQMVTSTDASIVSLSRLQRLSSHAGAWTSEPQPPPPLPAPWASEPLPPAPWASEPFPPAPWDSEPPPLPPAPLAREPPLPPTPWIRKEQQLLSRSVIPTHGTEHAVGALESINTTAQLRVKPFSCPHCGKSFPQLRNLKDHQKYHHTGKKAFTCSQCGMGFVYMCHFRVHMQRHTRERAFSCSQCGKSFSLQSGLEKHRVLHTAERPYNCTDCGNRFYSRADLKRHEQIHAAR; encoded by the exons ATGACGAACAACAAATCACGTTTGGGAAGTG GAGGAAGAGACCTGACTCTGGGCACTGGTGTGATCTGGAGGAGGCTAAATCCAAGTCTTTCCATTATAGTGAACCAAACTGGGAAACAGCTCATCCGTAGAAGACTGGCTGTGAACTCTGGGACTGGTACCAATAAGGGAAGGAGGGGGGGTTCCAGTGTTGATGTTGTTGCAGTTATGTCAGAGGCCATCCTCACCTTCCAGTACCAGCTCAATGGAGTCATGGAAACGGTCCTCAAAACCGCTGTGCATGAGATCACTCGGCTGGTGAAGGACAACTTCCTGAAGGAAGTGACCGGGAGCAAGCGGGAAGTGGAAATCTTGAAGGAGAGGCTGCAGCAGTGTGaacacagatggagggatggagaggaggagaggaagaggagggaagttgaagagagagagcagagaaagaagagggaagagagagagcagacagggaTGTGTAGGAGATGTGGTTGTGCTGGAGACACTGAGGAGAGGGAAGATGCTCTGTTAG GAGCAGAGGAAGGTTGTGTTTTCAAACAGGAGATGTTCCAGTCAGGTGGATCCAGCGCTCTCCCAGAGCGAGAGGGTCCACAGGAAATAGCCACACCTagctctttctgtgtctctgaaAGGATGGACGAGAGGGAGGCCCATGTAGTCCATATCAAAGAAGAGCCCAATGACTGGGAGGATCTGGTTACCCAGATGGTCACATCCACAGATGCCTCCATAGTGAGCCTGAGTCGTCTGCAGAGATTGAGCTCACATGCTGGGGCTTGGACCAGTGAGCCTCAACCTCCACCTCCACTCCCAGCACCATGGGCCAGTGAGCCTCTTCCTCCAGCACCATGGGCCAGTGAGCCTTTTCCTCCAGCACCATGGGACAGTgagcctccacctctacctccagcACCATTGGCCAGGGAGCCTCCACTACCTCCAACACCATGGATCAGGAAGGAGCAGCAACTACTTTCAAGGTCAGTGATACCCACCCACGGGACAGAGCATGCTGTGGGGGCCCTCGAAAGCATCAACACAACGGCACAGCTGAGGGTCAAACCCTTCAGCTGTCCACACTGTGGGAAGAGCTTCCCTCAACTCCGAAACCTGAAAGACCACCAGAAGTACCACCACACAGGGAAGAAGGCCTTCACCTGCTCCCAGTGCGGTATGGGCTTTGTGTACATGTGCCACTTCAGGGTACACATGCAGCGCCACACGAGGGAGAGGGCATTCAGCTgctctcagtgtgggaagagcttcagccTTCAGAGCGGCTTGGAAAAACACAGGGTCCTTCACACTGCAGAGAGGCCTTACAACTGCACGGACTGTGGGAACAGATTCTATTCTAGAGCGGACCTGAAAAGACATGAACAGATTCATGCAGCAAGGTAG
- the LOC106611891 gene encoding myeloid zinc finger 1 isoform X2, with protein MERRSGRGGKLKRKSRERRGKRQSRGVCVGDVVVLERDRTGKGFDIKPEMFQPDGPSAGESPQDTATPGSSCVSERMVEREDHVVYIKEEPDDWGDLVNQMVTSTDSPIMSLSRLQRLSSNTGAWTSEPPPTLPASWASDPQPLAPWSREPLPLAPLAREPPPLPPAPWTRKEQHLLPRSVIPNQGTGHAVGALETSPNGLSINTTAQVKPYSCPHCGKSFPQLRNLKDHQKYHHTGKKAFTCSQCGKGFVYMCHLRVHMQCHTGDRPFSCSQCGKSFSLQSGLKRHRVIHTAERPYHCTDCGNRFYSRADLKRHEQIQCKIHL; from the exons atggagaggaggagcggCAGAGGAGGGAAGTTgaagagaaagagcagagaaagaagagggaagagacagagcagaggggTGTGTGTCGGAGATGTGGTTGTGCTGGAGAGAGACA GAACAGGGAAAGGTTTTGATATCAAACCGGAGATGTTCCAGCCAGATGGACCCAGCGCAGGAGAGAGTCCACAGGATACAGCCACGCCTGGCTCTTCCTGTGTCTctgagaggatggtagagagggaGGACCATGTGGTCTATATCAAAGAGGAGCCCGATGACTGGGGGGACTTGGTAAACCAGATGGTCACATCCACAGATTCTCCCATAATGAGCCTGAGTCGTCTGCAGAGATTGAGCTCAAATACTGGGGCATGGACCAGTGAGCCTCCGCCTACACTCCCAGCATCATGGGCCAGTGATCCTCAGCCTCTAGCACCATGGTCCAGGGAACCTCTACCTCTAGCACCTCTGGCCAGGgagcctccacctctacctccagcACCATGGACCAGGAAGGAGCAGCACTTACTCCCAAGGTCAGTGATACCCAACCAGGGGACAGGGCATGCTGTTGGTGCCCTCGAGACCAGTCCCAATGGCCTGAGCATCAACACAACGGCACAGGTCAAACCCTACAGCTGTCCACACTGTGGAAAGAGCTTCCCTCAGCTCCGAAACCTGAAAGACCACCAGAAGTACCACCACACAGGGAAGAAGGCCTTCACCTGCTCCCAGTGTGGTAAGGGTTTTGTGTACATGTGCCACCTCAGGGTACACATGCAGTGCCACACGGGGGACAGGCCGTTCAGCTgctctcagtgtgggaagagcttcagccTTCAGAGCGGCTTGAAGAGACACAGGGTCATTCACACTGCAGAGAGGCCTTACCACTGCACGGACTGTGGGAACAGATTCTATTCTAGAGCGGACCTGAAAAGACATGAACAAATCCAGTGCAAGATACACCTTTGA
- the LOC106611891 gene encoding zinc finger protein 213 isoform X1 yields the protein MSEAILTFQYQLNGVMETVLKTAVHEITRLVKDSFLEEVTGGKQEVEILKERLQQCEQRWRDGEEERQRREVEEKEQRKKREETEQRGVCRRCGCAGERQLGTGKGFDIKPEMFQPDGPSAGESPQDTATPGSSCVSERMVEREDHVVYIKEEPDDWGDLVNQMVTSTDSPIMSLSRLQRLSSNTGAWTSEPPPTLPASWASDPQPLAPWSREPLPLAPLAREPPPLPPAPWTRKEQHLLPRSVIPNQGTGHAVGALETSPNGLSINTTAQVKPYSCPHCGKSFPQLRNLKDHQKYHHTGKKAFTCSQCGKGFVYMCHLRVHMQCHTGDRPFSCSQCGKSFSLQSGLKRHRVIHTAERPYHCTDCGNRFYSRADLKRHEQIQCKIHL from the exons ATGTCAGAGGCCATCCTCACCTTTCAGTACCAACTCAATGGAGTCATGGAAACGGTCCTCAAAACCGCTGTGCATGAGATCACTCGGCTGGTGAAGGACAGCTTCCTGGAAGAAGTGACGGGTggcaagcaggaagtggaaatcttgAAGGAGAGGCTGCAGCAATGTGagcagagatggagggatggagaggaggagcggCAGAGGAGGGAAGTTgaagagaaagagcagagaaagaagagggaagagacagagcagaggggTGTGTGTCGGAGATGTGGTTGTGCTGGAGAGAGACAGTTAG GAACAGGGAAAGGTTTTGATATCAAACCGGAGATGTTCCAGCCAGATGGACCCAGCGCAGGAGAGAGTCCACAGGATACAGCCACGCCTGGCTCTTCCTGTGTCTctgagaggatggtagagagggaGGACCATGTGGTCTATATCAAAGAGGAGCCCGATGACTGGGGGGACTTGGTAAACCAGATGGTCACATCCACAGATTCTCCCATAATGAGCCTGAGTCGTCTGCAGAGATTGAGCTCAAATACTGGGGCATGGACCAGTGAGCCTCCGCCTACACTCCCAGCATCATGGGCCAGTGATCCTCAGCCTCTAGCACCATGGTCCAGGGAACCTCTACCTCTAGCACCTCTGGCCAGGgagcctccacctctacctccagcACCATGGACCAGGAAGGAGCAGCACTTACTCCCAAGGTCAGTGATACCCAACCAGGGGACAGGGCATGCTGTTGGTGCCCTCGAGACCAGTCCCAATGGCCTGAGCATCAACACAACGGCACAGGTCAAACCCTACAGCTGTCCACACTGTGGAAAGAGCTTCCCTCAGCTCCGAAACCTGAAAGACCACCAGAAGTACCACCACACAGGGAAGAAGGCCTTCACCTGCTCCCAGTGTGGTAAGGGTTTTGTGTACATGTGCCACCTCAGGGTACACATGCAGTGCCACACGGGGGACAGGCCGTTCAGCTgctctcagtgtgggaagagcttcagccTTCAGAGCGGCTTGAAGAGACACAGGGTCATTCACACTGCAGAGAGGCCTTACCACTGCACGGACTGTGGGAACAGATTCTATTCTAGAGCGGACCTGAAAAGACATGAACAAATCCAGTGCAAGATACACCTTTGA
- the LOC106611893 gene encoding zinc finger protein 629, translating into MSEAILTFQYQLNGVMETVLKTAVHEITRLVKDSFLEEVTWSKQEVDVLKERLQQCEQRWRDGEEERKRREVEEREQRKKREEREQTGMCRRCGCAGDTDEREEALLGEEEGCVIKQEMFQPGGTSALPERECPQETATPSSSCISERMEERKAHVVHIKEESDDWGDLVTQMITSPDSPMMSLSHLQRLSSHPGGWTSEPLPPAQLARDPPPLPPAPWTRKEQHLLPRSVIPNQGTEHAVGALETSPNGLSINTTAELGVKPYSCPHCGKSFPQLRNLKHHQKYHHTGKKAFTCSQCGKGFVYMSHFRVHMQRHTGDRPFSCSQCGKSFSLQSGLKKHRVIHTAEMPYVVEIKY; encoded by the exons ATGTCAGAGGCAATCCTCACCTTCCAGTACCAGCTCAATGGAGTCATGGAAACAGTCCTCAAAACCGCTGTGCATGAGATCACTCGGCTGGTGAAGGACAGCTTCCTGGAGGAAGTGACATGGAGCAAGCAGGAAGTGGATGTCTTGAAGGAGAGGCTGCAGCAGTGTGagcagagatggagggatggagaggaggagaggaagaggagagaagttgaagagagagagcagagaaagaagagggaagagagagagcagacagggaTGTGTAGAAGATGTGGTTGTGCTGGAGACACTGATGAGAGAGAAGAGGCTCTGTTAG GAGAAGAGGAAGGTTGTGTTATCAAACAGGAGATGTTCCAGCCAGGTGGAACCAGTGCTCTcccagagagagagtgtccacAGGAAACGGCCACACCCAGCTCTTCCTGTATCTCCGAAAGGATGGAAGAGAGGAAGGCCCATGTGGTCCATATCAAAGAggagtctgatgactgggggGACTTGGTTACCCAGATGATCACATCCCCAGATTCCCCCATGATGAGTCTGAGTCATTTGCAGAGATTGAGCTCACATCCTGGGGGATGGACCAGTGAGCCTCTACCTCCAGCACAATTGGCCAGggaccctccacctctacctccagcACCATGGACCAGGAAGGAGCAGCACCTACTCCCAAGGTCAGTGATACCCAACCAGGGGACAGAGCATGCTGTAGGGGCCCTCGAGACCAGTCCCAATGGCCTGAGCATCAACACAACGGCAGAGCTTGGGGTCAAACCCTACAGCTGTCCACACTGTGGGAAGAGCTTCCCTCAGCTCCGAAACCTCAAACACCACCAGAAGTACCACCACACAGGGAAGAAGGCCTTCACCTGCTCCCAGTGTGGTAAGGGTTTTGTGTACATGTCCCACTTCAGGGTACACATGCAGCGCCACACGGGGGACAGGCCGTTCAGCTgctctcagtgtgggaagagcttcagccTTCAGAGTGGCTTAAAGAAACACAGGGTCATTCACACTGCAGAGATGCCTTATGTGGTGGAAATTAAATATTAA